Proteins found in one Nitrosopumilus maritimus SCM1 genomic segment:
- a CDS encoding aspartate aminotransferase family protein — protein MLLDYIKEYKKKTKTSAKLFSKSAKLHVNGVSHNIRFYEPYPFVVKKSAGKNLVDVDSNKYTDYWMGHWALILGHGPNSVKKNLQKQIEKSWMYGTVNEQTIQLSELISKAVPVAEKIRYVTSGTEATMYAVRLARSVSGRKVIAKIDGGWHGYTSDLLKSVNWPFSESESSGVVNEEQIVSIPYNDLEKSLSILKKYSKDLAGVIIEPVLGGGGCIPADSEYLKGVQEFCKKNNSLFILDEIVTGFRFRFGCLYPTMKLDPDIVTLGKIVGGGLSIGVMCGKKEIMEAADTTGKKKSERSYVGGGTFSANPASMVAGYSTLDYLKSKKTVYSKINDLGKFARKEIGKAFDGKVAVTGKGSLFMTHFLQNGISEIRNSADAAKCNGGLLAKYHFKMIAHDGIFFLPGKLGAISNAHSKEDIKKIVKASEEFTC, from the coding sequence TTGCTTTTGGATTACATCAAAGAATACAAAAAGAAAACAAAGACATCAGCAAAACTATTTTCAAAATCAGCTAAACTGCATGTCAATGGTGTTTCTCATAACATAAGATTTTATGAACCATATCCATTTGTTGTAAAAAAATCTGCAGGAAAAAATTTGGTAGATGTTGACTCTAACAAGTATACTGATTACTGGATGGGTCATTGGGCTTTGATTTTGGGACATGGTCCAAATAGTGTGAAAAAGAATCTGCAAAAACAAATTGAGAAAAGCTGGATGTATGGAACGGTAAATGAGCAGACGATTCAACTTTCAGAATTAATTTCAAAGGCAGTTCCAGTAGCAGAAAAAATTCGTTATGTTACATCTGGAACTGAAGCTACAATGTATGCAGTAAGATTGGCCCGTTCAGTTTCAGGCAGAAAAGTGATTGCCAAGATAGATGGAGGATGGCACGGATATACATCGGATTTACTAAAGTCAGTAAATTGGCCATTTTCAGAATCTGAAAGTTCCGGAGTTGTAAATGAAGAACAGATTGTTTCAATTCCTTACAATGATTTAGAAAAGTCATTATCCATTTTGAAAAAATATTCCAAGGACTTGGCAGGAGTAATCATTGAACCAGTATTAGGTGGAGGGGGATGCATTCCAGCGGATTCAGAATACTTGAAAGGAGTTCAGGAATTTTGTAAGAAGAATAATTCATTGTTTATCCTAGATGAGATAGTTACTGGATTTCGATTCAGGTTTGGATGTCTATACCCTACAATGAAACTTGATCCAGACATTGTTACTTTGGGAAAAATTGTTGGAGGAGGATTATCAATTGGTGTGATGTGTGGCAAAAAGGAAATCATGGAAGCAGCAGACACTACAGGAAAGAAAAAATCAGAGAGAAGTTATGTTGGAGGAGGTACGTTTTCAGCCAATCCAGCCTCAATGGTGGCAGGATATTCAACTCTAGATTATCTAAAATCAAAAAAGACAGTTTATTCAAAAATCAATGATTTGGGCAAATTTGCCAGAAAAGAGATTGGCAAGGCTTTTGATGGCAAAGTAGCAGTTACTGGAAAAGGCTCTCTGTTTATGACTCACTTTTTACAAAACGGCATATCAGAGATTAGAAACTCTGCAGATGCCGCAAAATGTAATGGAGGGCTATTGGCAAAATATCATTTCAAAATGATTGCCCATGATGGAATCTTCTTTTTGCCAGGCAAACTAGGGGCAATATCAAATGCACATTCTAAAGAAGATATCAAGAAGATTGTAAAGGCATCAGAAGAATTTACTTGTTAG
- a CDS encoding tetratricopeptide repeat protein, with the protein MGLFGKKEDPEDLMYEGVGMMEKNQPKAAISFFNKVLKQEPENTEALLQKGLALNLIKKYQDAITCFDKLIEIDPKDAQALNNRGISMAETGNIQGAAEYYDRAIEADSKYASAYFNKGVLLDKLQEHEEALTVLEKAITIDPRKPNAMIYKGIVLGKLKRNEEALNCFSNVCKKYPNNLDAFFQKGVQLAELDQHKKALDVFDELLKKYKDNVNVIYAKSRSMAALEKYPESLELLKQAVSKSPKVIRAWAKEEPIFTKLHSNDEFRKIVKL; encoded by the coding sequence ATGGGATTGTTTGGAAAAAAAGAAGACCCTGAAGATTTGATGTACGAGGGTGTGGGCATGATGGAAAAGAATCAGCCAAAGGCAGCCATTTCATTTTTCAACAAGGTCCTAAAACAAGAGCCAGAAAATACAGAGGCATTACTTCAAAAGGGGTTGGCATTAAACTTGATAAAAAAATACCAAGATGCAATTACTTGTTTTGATAAATTAATAGAAATTGATCCTAAAGATGCCCAAGCCCTAAACAACAGAGGAATATCCATGGCAGAGACAGGCAACATCCAGGGGGCTGCAGAATATTATGACAGGGCAATTGAGGCAGATTCCAAATATGCATCAGCTTATTTCAACAAAGGCGTACTACTAGACAAACTCCAAGAACATGAAGAGGCATTAACAGTTTTAGAAAAAGCAATAACAATTGATCCAAGAAAGCCAAATGCCATGATCTACAAGGGAATAGTTCTAGGTAAACTCAAAAGAAACGAAGAGGCATTGAATTGCTTTTCAAATGTTTGCAAAAAATATCCAAACAATTTGGATGCATTTTTCCAAAAAGGAGTTCAGCTAGCTGAATTAGACCAACATAAAAAAGCACTAGATGTGTTTGATGAACTCTTAAAAAAATACAAAGACAACGTGAATGTGATTTATGCAAAATCACGCAGTATGGCAGCACTTGAAAAGTATCCTGAATCACTAGAATTACTAAAACAAGCAGTATCCAAAAGTCCCAAAGTTATTCGAGCATGGGCAAAAGAAGAGCCAATTTTCACAAAATTGCACAGTAATGATGAATTTAGAAAGATTGTAAAACTATAG
- a CDS encoding SHOCT domain-containing protein produces MATKKKVGYIERFLKKADKAIDDGVKRADEVLEDAVEFGTMTAKQAAKASKDIQLRAKKESEAIHKKGTKKIEEGLSAAKNATSNTEEDLATLEKLGKLRKAGVLTEKEFQAKKKKILERI; encoded by the coding sequence ATGGCAACAAAAAAGAAAGTTGGGTATATTGAACGATTTTTGAAAAAAGCAGACAAGGCAATTGATGATGGAGTAAAAAGGGCTGATGAAGTTCTAGAGGATGCAGTAGAATTTGGAACAATGACTGCAAAACAGGCTGCAAAAGCAAGTAAGGACATACAACTAAGAGCAAAAAAAGAAAGTGAAGCAATACACAAAAAAGGTACCAAAAAGATTGAGGAAGGACTTTCTGCTGCAAAAAATGCAACATCAAACACAGAAGAAGATTTGGCAACACTTGAGAAATTAGGAAAATTACGAAAAGCAGGAGTTCTTACTGAAAAAGAGTTTCAGGCAAAGAAAAAGAAAATTCTGGAAAGAATTTAA
- a CDS encoding cupin domain-containing protein, protein MKKTNIQGSNDKRNVNPNWFTSKTWMKVLSEKIKSKDQDIYHVHFEKGSRTKLHAHNGNQVLIATKGKGSLEIFRRYGTSKNNFKIKKTQKITLNEGDIVHIPAKTLHTHGSTDKKKTFSHIAINILPRKNSEYKTVWWESDFKTKATEVI, encoded by the coding sequence ATGAAAAAAACAAACATTCAAGGAAGTAATGATAAAAGAAATGTAAATCCAAATTGGTTTACATCAAAGACATGGATGAAAGTATTATCTGAAAAAATAAAATCAAAAGATCAAGACATCTATCATGTTCATTTTGAAAAAGGTTCTAGAACAAAACTACATGCACATAATGGAAATCAAGTATTAATTGCAACCAAAGGTAAGGGAAGTTTAGAGATTTTTAGAAGATATGGAACAAGTAAAAATAATTTCAAGATAAAAAAGACTCAAAAAATTACTCTTAATGAAGGGGATATTGTTCACATTCCAGCAAAAACATTGCACACTCATGGTTCAACAGATAAGAAAAAGACTTTTTCCCATATTGCAATAAACATATTGCCACGAAAAAATTCTGAATACAAAACAGTTTGGTGGGAGTCAGATTTTAAAACTAAAGCAACAGAAGTCATCTAA
- a CDS encoding cupin domain-containing protein, giving the protein MSLRKNSEIESIQGAEGTSIKQFFHPHNTLEGIGYSLAQFTLEPGKESKLHMLKSSEIYYILEGKANLRIDDEIMELQKDDSAYVPPNSKQNIKNIGEENLRFLCIVEPAWKADDEIILE; this is encoded by the coding sequence ATGTCACTGAGAAAAAATTCAGAAATAGAATCAATTCAAGGGGCAGAAGGAACAAGCATCAAGCAGTTTTTCCATCCACACAATACGCTTGAAGGAATAGGATACAGTCTTGCTCAATTTACACTAGAACCTGGAAAAGAATCAAAACTTCACATGCTAAAATCATCTGAAATTTACTATATTCTAGAGGGGAAAGCAAACTTGAGAATTGATGATGAAATCATGGAACTACAAAAAGATGATTCAGCATATGTTCCCCCAAACTCTAAACAAAATATCAAGAACATTGGAGAGGAGAATTTAAGGTTCCTATGTATAGTAGAGCCAGCATGGAAAGCAGATGATGAAATCATACTAGAATAG
- a CDS encoding DnaJ domain-containing protein yields the protein MNTYQALKVLDVDSNSSQEEIKAAFRKKALEHHPDKNKNKNEDLEFKKITEAYEYLKKNHHQRNDVYHNVQSQSKPKSNFKRKPWGAPDDETIPEQDWGKYTKEFEEGDPDFWKEYEKNFWEEYNARVRPDGRNGEYEKAKEPKKQPNLYVDVDKSLCIGCCSCEIIAPDVFQINKEKMMNPKSSVIDPKGAGVNKIMDAAMTCPTKAIIVEDIDTKERMYPY from the coding sequence GTGAATACTTACCAGGCTCTCAAAGTACTAGATGTAGATTCCAATTCATCACAAGAAGAGATCAAGGCAGCATTTAGAAAAAAAGCATTAGAGCATCATCCAGATAAGAATAAGAACAAAAATGAGGATTTAGAGTTTAAAAAAATTACAGAGGCATATGAATATCTCAAGAAAAATCATCATCAAAGAAATGATGTGTATCACAATGTACAATCCCAATCAAAACCAAAATCAAACTTCAAAAGAAAACCATGGGGAGCTCCAGATGATGAGACAATTCCAGAACAAGATTGGGGAAAATACACAAAAGAGTTTGAAGAGGGGGATCCTGATTTTTGGAAAGAGTATGAAAAAAATTTCTGGGAAGAGTACAATGCTAGAGTTCGCCCAGATGGAAGAAACGGAGAGTATGAAAAGGCAAAAGAGCCTAAAAAACAGCCCAATCTCTATGTAGATGTGGATAAGAGTCTGTGTATTGGCTGTTGTAGTTGTGAGATAATTGCTCCAGATGTTTTTCAAATTAACAAAGAGAAAATGATGAATCCGAAATCTTCAGTGATTGATCCAAAAGGTGCAGGAGTAAACAAGATTATGGATGCAGCAATGACATGCCCTACAAAGGCAATAATCGTAGAAGATATAGATACAAAAGAAAGAATGTATCCTTACTAG
- a CDS encoding HIT family protein: MDCIFCKIIAKEIPCKILGETSSSISFHDAFPLAKGHVLVIPKNHHQKIQEMSDEENTDLFSLVHKMIAKVDSITGATLVAVHNGKEAGQEVPHVHVHLVPRSSDDSASAIHSMFDGTLKLSESESDELYDKLKL; this comes from the coding sequence ATGGATTGTATATTTTGTAAAATCATTGCAAAAGAAATTCCTTGTAAAATTCTTGGAGAAACCTCTTCATCAATATCATTTCATGATGCCTTTCCTTTGGCAAAAGGACATGTTTTAGTAATTCCAAAGAACCATCATCAGAAAATTCAAGAAATGTCTGATGAAGAAAACACTGATCTGTTTTCTCTTGTACATAAGATGATTGCAAAAGTTGATTCTATCACTGGTGCAACCTTGGTTGCAGTTCATAATGGAAAAGAAGCAGGACAAGAAGTGCCACATGTTCATGTGCATTTAGTACCTAGGTCTTCAGATGACTCTGCATCTGCAATACACAGTATGTTTGATGGTACTTTGAAATTATCTGAATCCGAATCAGATGAACTTTATGATAAATTAAAACTCTAA